The following proteins come from a genomic window of Chionomys nivalis chromosome 9, mChiNiv1.1, whole genome shotgun sequence:
- the LOC130881792 gene encoding olfactory receptor 4K3-like, with the protein MEETNQSVVTEFIFQGLCTSRELQIFLLLPFSALYLMIVIGNLFVVILIITDHHLHSPMYYLLANLSFVDFCLSSVTTPKLITDLIKENKTISFGGCMSQILCVHFFAGGEMVLLVTMAYDRYVAICRPLRYTSIMDRQKCVWLVVISWITGFVHGVNQLILVLELPFCGPRVIDSFFCDIPLVMKLVCMNTDILGIIINAESGVLGITCFILLLISYTYILLTVQIHSKDGSSKALSTCTSHIIVVVLFYGPVIFIYLWPVNITLVDKFLSVFYTVITPLLNPAIYTLRNRNIKNAIKKLINHM; encoded by the coding sequence ATGGAAGAAACAAACCAGTCTGTGGTGACTGAATTCATTTTTCAAGGACTTTGCACCTCAAGGGAACTGCAGATTTTTCTCCTGTTGCCGTTTTCTGCACTTTACCTGATGATTGTCATAGGCAACCTCTTCGTGGTGATATTAATCATCACCGATCATCATCTCCATTCTCCCATGTATTATTTGTTAGCCAATCTCTCATTTGTTGACTTCTGCCTTTCCTCAGTTACTACCCCCAAACTGATCACAGacctcataaaagaaaataaaacaatttccTTCGGGGGCTGCAtgagccagatcctctgtgtGCATTTCTTTGCAGGCGGTGAGATGGTTCTTCTTGTAACAATGGCCTACGACCGCTATGTGGCTATCTGCAGGCCACTCCGCTACACCAGCATCATGGACAGACAGAAGTGCGTCTGGCTGGTTGTGATATCGTGGATCACTGGATTTGTGCATGGCGTTAATCAGCTGATTCTAGTTTTGGAGCTACCTTTCTGTGGACCTAGAGTGATAGACAGCTTTTTCTGTGATATTCCTTTAGTGATGAAATTAGTCTGCATGAACACTGATATTCTGGGTATCATAATAAATGCTGAGAGCGGTGTTTTAGGAATAACTTGTTTCATTCTCTTGCTGATATCTTACACTTATATTCTACTAACTGTTCAGATTCATTCTAAAGATGGTTCATCAAAGGCACTCTCTACCTGCACCTCCCATATCATAGTGGTTGTACTGTTCTATGGTCCTGTCATTTTCATCTATCTGTGGCCAGTCAACATCACTTTGGTGGAtaagtttctctctgtgttttataCAGTCATCACACCTCTCCTGAATCCAGCCATCTATACACtgagaaatagaaatattaagaATGCCATAAAGAAGCTGATAAATCACATGTGA